The Yoonia sp. SS1-5 genome contains a region encoding:
- a CDS encoding bifunctional (p)ppGpp synthetase/guanosine-3',5'-bis(diphosphate) 3'-pyrophosphohydrolase, protein MTTADDLISLVRNYNPRSNEVMLRDAFAFGAEMHDGQFRHSGEPYFTHPVAVACILADQQMDDAAIITALLHDTIEDTKASFAQVEKRFSREIAELVDGVTKLTNLQLNSTETKQAENFRKLFMATSRDLRVTLVKLADRLHNMRTIKSMRPEKQAQKARETMDIYAPLAGRMGMQWMREELEDLSFRVLNPEGRNSIIRRFITLQREAGDVVQKITADMRVELEKASIQADVIGRAKKPYSIWRKMQQKDQGFSRLSDIYGFRVIAATEVDCYRILGAIHQRWRAVPGRFKDYISQPKSNGYRSIHTTVSGRDGKRVEVQIRTREMHEVAETGVAAHWSYKNGERVENRFAVDPVHWISSLTERLDDDQDHDEFLEAVKLEMYTDQVFCFTPKGDVIKLPRGATPIDFAYAIHTRIGSACVGAKVDGLRVPLWTRLKNGQSVDVITAEGQTPQATWIDIAVTGRAKTAIRRSLREEDRERFVRLGRELARVAFENVGKKSTEKALRTAAKALAIENVTELLARLGSAELTGREVVRAIYPELESREGEGIDQGRAVVGLGPEQSQRRAPCCQPVPGERILGITFRGQGVMVHAIDCEVLAEYEAQPERWIDLRWHEGTHKPVNTVSFDATITNDSGVLGRICTLIGEQNANISDLRFIDRKPDYYRLLIDVDLRDAEHLHRVITALEAESNVSSIRRHRDPGLASAERETSIGIQAEG, encoded by the coding sequence TCAGCAGATGGATGATGCGGCCATTATTACGGCCCTGCTGCATGATACGATTGAGGACACCAAGGCCTCTTTCGCGCAGGTCGAGAAACGTTTCAGCCGCGAGATTGCCGAGCTGGTTGATGGTGTGACCAAGCTTACCAATTTGCAGCTGAACTCGACCGAGACCAAACAGGCCGAGAATTTCCGCAAGCTGTTTATGGCGACCAGCCGTGATCTTCGCGTGACATTGGTGAAACTGGCTGACCGGTTGCACAATATGCGCACGATCAAGTCGATGCGCCCTGAAAAGCAGGCCCAGAAAGCCCGCGAAACCATGGATATCTATGCCCCGTTGGCTGGCCGCATGGGTATGCAGTGGATGCGCGAAGAACTAGAGGATCTGTCCTTTCGGGTTCTGAACCCCGAGGGCCGCAACTCGATCATTCGCCGCTTTATCACCTTGCAGCGCGAGGCCGGCGATGTGGTGCAAAAGATCACCGCCGATATGCGCGTCGAGCTGGAAAAGGCGAGCATTCAGGCAGATGTTATCGGCCGTGCCAAGAAACCCTATTCGATCTGGCGCAAGATGCAGCAGAAAGACCAGGGTTTCAGCCGTCTGTCTGATATCTACGGGTTTCGCGTGATCGCTGCGACAGAGGTTGACTGCTACCGCATACTGGGTGCCATTCACCAACGCTGGCGGGCCGTGCCCGGCCGGTTCAAGGATTATATCAGCCAGCCAAAATCCAACGGCTACCGGTCCATCCATACAACCGTGTCGGGCCGTGATGGCAAGCGGGTCGAGGTGCAGATCAGAACCCGCGAAATGCACGAGGTCGCCGAAACCGGAGTGGCTGCCCATTGGTCCTACAAGAACGGAGAGCGGGTCGAGAACCGGTTTGCCGTTGATCCCGTCCACTGGATTTCATCCCTGACCGAGCGTCTAGACGACGATCAGGATCATGATGAGTTCCTCGAAGCCGTGAAGCTTGAGATGTATACCGATCAGGTGTTCTGCTTCACGCCAAAGGGTGATGTGATCAAGCTGCCGCGTGGCGCCACCCCGATCGACTTTGCCTATGCAATCCACACCCGGATCGGGTCGGCCTGCGTGGGTGCCAAGGTTGACGGGCTGCGCGTGCCGCTTTGGACCCGTCTGAAGAACGGCCAGTCCGTGGATGTGATCACTGCCGAGGGACAGACCCCGCAGGCTACATGGATCGACATTGCCGTCACCGGGCGCGCAAAGACCGCGATCCGCCGGTCGTTACGCGAAGAAGACCGCGAGCGTTTTGTCCGACTGGGGCGCGAGCTTGCGCGGGTCGCCTTTGAGAATGTTGGCAAGAAATCCACCGAGAAAGCCCTGCGCACGGCAGCCAAGGCGCTTGCGATTGAAAATGTGACAGAGCTGCTTGCCCGTTTGGGTAGCGCAGAATTGACGGGCCGTGAGGTTGTGCGCGCCATCTATCCGGAACTGGAAAGCCGCGAGGGCGAGGGCATTGATCAGGGGCGCGCGGTGGTTGGCCTCGGGCCAGAGCAAAGCCAGCGCCGCGCCCCCTGCTGCCAGCCCGTGCCGGGTGAGCGTATTCTGGGGATCACCTTTCGCGGTCAGGGCGTCATGGTGCATGCCATCGACTGCGAGGTTCTTGCCGAATACGAGGCCCAGCCAGAGCGCTGGATCGACCTGCGCTGGCACGAAGGAACCCACAAACCGGTTAACACGGTAAGCTTTGATGCAACAATCACAAATGATTCTGGGGTCTTGGGGCGCATCTGCACATTGATCGGTGAGCAGAACGCCAATATCTCTGATCTGCGATTCATCGACCGGAAACCGGACTACTATAGGCTACTGATCGACGTTGACCTGCGGGACGCAGAACATCTGCACCGTGTCATCACCGCGTTAGAGGCGGAAAGCAACGTGTCGTCAATCAGACGGCATCGTGATCCTGGTCTGGCCAGCGCGGAAAGGGAAACAAGTATTGGTATTCAAGCGGAGGGATAG
- a CDS encoding DUF2062 domain-containing protein: MVFKRRDRRPIWKIVVDFIYPRGGWGRAAQYVKHRLRRLPDTPEKISRGIAAGVFTSFTPFYGLHFVIAAIIARLMRGNILAALLGTFFGNPLTYIPIAVAALGTGYWMLGIPFNAGLLGFETVDTPRICGLGCQFSNAFYDLWHNFTAMFTPEMADWRGLRNFYREVFYPYMIGGVLPGVICGTASYYLSVPLITAYQKRRQKALRAKLDQLKKKTRAVDDAP, from the coding sequence TTGGTATTCAAGCGGAGGGATAGGCGACCGATCTGGAAGATCGTGGTCGATTTCATCTATCCTCGCGGCGGTTGGGGCCGGGCAGCGCAATATGTCAAACATCGGTTGCGCCGATTGCCGGATACCCCGGAAAAGATATCCCGCGGCATCGCCGCCGGTGTCTTTACCAGCTTCACCCCATTCTATGGGCTTCATTTCGTTATCGCCGCAATCATCGCCCGTTTGATGCGCGGCAACATCCTTGCCGCGTTGCTGGGCACGTTCTTTGGGAATCCGCTGACATATATTCCAATTGCCGTTGCTGCATTGGGGACAGGGTATTGGATGTTGGGCATTCCATTCAATGCGGGGCTATTGGGTTTTGAAACGGTGGATACACCACGCATTTGCGGACTTGGGTGCCAGTTTTCCAACGCGTTCTATGATCTCTGGCACAATTTCACGGCGATGTTTACGCCCGAAATGGCCGATTGGCGCGGGCTGCGTAATTTCTATCGCGAGGTCTTTTACCCGTATATGATTGGTGGCGTTTTGCCGGGTGTGATTTGCGGAACGGCAAGTTACTACCTTTCGGTTCCCCTGATCACCGCCTATCAAAAACGGCGTCAAAAGGCACTGCGCGCAAAACTCGACCAGTTGAAAAAAAAGACACGCGCGGTGGATGACGCGCCCTGA
- a CDS encoding pyridoxine 5'-phosphate synthase has protein sequence MTNRLRLGVNIDHVATVRNARGGDNPDPVRAAIMAQEAGADGITAHLREDRRHIRDEDMEGLKSAINIPLNFEMAATDEMQAIALRTRPHAVCLVPEKREERTTEGGLEVAMQDNALVHYIKPFQDAGTRVSLFVAADKAQVAASARIGADIIELHAGAYADAWAEGRWDERDSELAKITEMATYGHELGLEVHVGHGLTYDSVGPIAALPEVMELNIGHFIMGEAIFRGLGPAIQEMRARMDAARG, from the coding sequence ATGACCAACAGGTTGCGTCTTGGTGTCAATATCGACCATGTTGCCACGGTGCGGAACGCGCGCGGTGGCGATAACCCTGACCCTGTGCGTGCGGCCATTATGGCGCAAGAGGCGGGTGCGGATGGCATCACAGCCCATCTGCGCGAAGACCGCCGCCATATCCGGGATGAGGATATGGAAGGGCTGAAATCAGCGATCAACATCCCCCTGAATTTTGAGATGGCTGCGACCGATGAAATGCAGGCCATCGCCCTGCGCACCCGGCCGCATGCGGTCTGCCTTGTGCCCGAAAAGCGGGAAGAACGCACAACCGAAGGCGGGCTGGAGGTTGCGATGCAGGACAATGCGCTGGTCCACTACATCAAACCGTTTCAGGATGCAGGTACGCGGGTGTCGCTGTTTGTGGCAGCAGACAAGGCGCAGGTCGCAGCCTCGGCGCGGATCGGTGCCGATATCATCGAACTGCACGCGGGCGCCTATGCAGATGCTTGGGCCGAAGGGCGCTGGGATGAACGCGACAGCGAGCTGGCGAAAATCACTGAAATGGCGACCTACGGACACGAACTGGGGCTCGAGGTCCATGTCGGGCACGGTCTGACCTATGACAGCGTGGGGCCTATCGCGGCGCTGCCAGAGGTGATGGAACTGAACATCGGACACTTTATCATGGGTGAGGCGATCTTCCGTGGCCTTGGCCCGGCAATCCAGGAAATGCGCGCACGTATGGACGCGGCACGCGGGTGA